Proteins co-encoded in one Brassica oleracea var. oleracea cultivar TO1000 chromosome C4, BOL, whole genome shotgun sequence genomic window:
- the LOC106342722 gene encoding phosphatidate phosphatase PAH2 isoform X2: MNAVGRIGSYIYRGVGTVSGPFHPFGGAIDIIVVEQPDGTFKSSPWYVRFGKFQGVLKNRRNLIKIEVNGVDSGFTMYLAHTGQAYFLREVEDVIGEAESGKVYTLSSGDEAETSRRKSSSDGVDKKIKIPLKSKSCNYDSASPRVVGGNGKIVGKPGILGFVFGGRSVKVDDDDDGVTSMERAEIAADLLDVKWSTNIDTRKCVKGKASKSSLVDSDSILETPLVASPTLQYLDEKEQDFRESNNAEEDYSLLLVDNGSCSCSTTVFSVTSQGSGKVDICVEPTGPPLAQDSVTGCDLNSKQEMLGVPESVEGLAYQAHTRTSQEGSSAGSLVQDENKMSLDDDFEMTTQSTNGARVQQPEVEEEQFSFSDLGHCKSSETSSEESSFLHTVKVEGKEICDDNEIIPENGVEDAKVLSEPIDIERKMDISGEEMERLAESLPIMRLHNNNDIDAGPCQPMSQSFDPSSNTLKPSSRGLDAECSPSLKAFKHVLTNPDVVELSLCKHLLREGMGAEAASQAFNSEKLDMEKFASLGPSVLENDMLIVKIGGCYFPWDAAAPIILGAVSFGTAQVFEPKGMIAVDRNEKPDAVLAPSGGSWNLWPFSQRRSRNDSCEASAEFEEKQEKSPPRPVKKTVRALTPTSEQLASLNLKEGMNTVTFTFSTNIVGTQQVDARIYLWKWDARIVVSDVDGTITRSDVLGQFMPLVGIDWSQTGVTHLFSAVKENGYQLMFLSARAISQASVTRQFLVNLKQDGKALPDGPVVISPDGLFPSLFREVIRRAPHEFKISCLEEIRALFPPEHNPFYAGFGNRDTDEISYLKVGIPRGKIFTINPKGEVAVNRRVDTRSYTNLHALVNGMFPATTTSSEPEDFNTWNFWKLPPPPFM; encoded by the exons ATGAACGCAGTGGGTAGGATCGGGAGCTACATCTACCGAGGCGTAGGCACGGTGTCTGGTCCGTTTCACCCATTCGGTGGCGCCATCGACATTATCGTGGTGGAGCAACCGGACGGCACATTCAAATCGTCACCTTGGTACGTCAGATTCGGCAAGTTTCAAGGGGTTTTGAAGAACAGGCGGAACCTGATCAAGATCGAGGTCAATGGTGTTGATTCAGGGTTCACTATGTATCTGGCTCACACAGGGCAAGCTTACTTCCTGAGAGAAGTTGAAGATGTGATCGGAGAAGCCGAGAGTGGCAAAGTGTACACTTTGTCTTCCGGCGATGAAGCCGAGACTAGTAGGAGAAAGAGTAGTAGTGATGGTGTTGATAAGAAGATTAAGATACCGTTGAAGTCTAAGAGCTGTAACTATGATTCCGCTAGTCCTCGTGTTGTTGGTGGTAATGGGAAGATTGTTGGGAAGCCTGGGATTCTAGGGTTTGTGTTTGGTGGTAGATCGGTTAAGGTAGATGATGATGATGATGGTGTCACCTCCATGGAGCGAGCTGAGATTGCTGCTGATCTGTTGGATGTTAAGTGGTCCACAAATATCGATACGCGCAAGTGCGTTAAAGGCAAAGCTTCAAAGTCTAGCTTAGTAGATAGCGATTCGATATTGGAAACTCCGCTTGTTGCCTCTCCTACATTGCAGTATCTCGATGAGAAAGAGCAGGATTTTCGTGAAAGCAACAATGCGGAAGAAGATTATTCACTTCTTCTTGTTGATAATGGTTCGTGTTCGTGTTCGACTACTGTGTTCTCTGTTACTAGTCAAGGGAGTGGGAAAGTAGATATCTGTGTCGAACCAACCGGGCCGCCACTTGCGCAG GATTCTGTTACAGGGTGCGATTTGAATTCGAAGCAAGAAATGTTAGGTGTTCCTGAATCTGTGGAGGGTTTAGCATACCAAGCGCATACACGCACTTCTCAAGAAGGGAGCAGCGCTGGCTCTCTAGTTCAAGATGAAAACAAAATGTCCTTGGACGATGATTTTGAAATGACGACTCAGTCAACAAATGGAGCAAGAGTTCAGCAGCCGGAGGTTGAAGAGGAACAGTTTTCCTTCAGCGATCTTGGCCATTGCAAATCTTCTGAGACTAGTTCTGAAGAGTCAAGTTTTCTTCATACAGTAAAAGTTGAGGGGAAAGAGATTTGTGATGATAATGAAATTATTCCTGAAAACGGCGTGGAGGACGCAAAGGTCTTGTCAGAGCCCATTGACATAGAGAGAAAAATGGATATCTCTGGAGAAGAGATGGAGCGGTTGGCAGAATCATTACCGATTATGCGGCTTCACAACAACAATGATATCGATGCCGGTCCTTGTCAGCCCATGAGCCAGTCATTTGATCCAAGTTCCAATACTTTGAAGCCGAGCTCGAGGGGTTTAGATGCTGAGTGTAGCCCAAGCTTAAAGGCATTCAAACATGTTCTCACTAATCCTGATGTGG TCGAGCTCTCTCTCTGCAAGCATTTATTACGCGAAGGAATGGGAGCAGAAGCGGCTTCTCAGGCCTTCAATTCAGAAAAATTAGATATGGAAAAATTTGCTTCTTTGGGACCATCAGTCTTGGAGAATGATATGCTTATAGTGAAGATTGGTGGATGCTATTTTCCATGGGATGCAGCAGCTCCTATTATCTTAGGAGCGGTTTCATTCGGGACTGCCCAAGTATTTGAGCCAAAAGGCATGATAGCTGTTGACCGAAATGAGAAACCTGATGCTGTATTAGCTCCGAGCGGTGGAAGCTGGAACCTTTGGCCTTTCTCTCAACGGCGATCAAGGAATGATAGCTGCGAAGCTTCTGCTGAATTTGAGGAGAAACAAGAGAAGTCGCCGCCAAGACCAGTGAAGAAGACAGTCAGGGCACTAACTCCAACTTCTGAGCAATTGGCTTCGCTGAATCTGAAAGAAGGAATGAATACAGTGACTTTCACGTTCTCCACCAATATTGTGGGTACACAACAG GTAGACGCGAGGATCTACTTATGGAAATGGGATGCTCGGATAGTTGTTTCAGATGTAGATGGTACCATCACAAG ATCGGATGTCTTAGGCCAGTTCATGCCTTTGGTTGGAATAGATTGGTCACAAACCGGTGTTACACATTTATTTTCGGCTGTTAAG GAAAACGGATATCAGCTGATGTTTTTAAGTGCACGCGCGATTTCTCAGGCCTCAGTCACAAGACAGTTTCTAGTTAATCTCAAGCAG GACGGGAAAGCATTGCCGGATGGGCCTGTTGTTATTTCTCCCGATGGCCTCTTTCCTTCGCTGTTTCGGGAAG TTATTAGAAGAGCACCTCATGAATTCAAGATTTCTTGCTTGGAG GAAATACGAGCTTTGTTTCCTCCCGAACACAACCCGTTCTATGCTGGTTTTGGAAACAGAGACACGGATGAGATAAGCTACCTTAAAGTCGGGATCCCCCGGGGAAAGATCTTCACTATTAACCCAAAG GGAGAAGTAGCTGTGAATCGTAGGGTGGATACAAGGTCATACACAAATCTTCATGCTCTTGTCAATGGAATGTTCCCAGCTACAACAACCTCTTCTGAACCG GAGGACTTTAACACATGGAATTTCTGGAAACTGCCTCCTCCACCGTTTATGTGA
- the LOC106342722 gene encoding phosphatidate phosphatase PAH2 isoform X3: MIQSSPVNWGFHDHSRSSKNRFDFSPKKKKKKMNAVGRIGSYIYRGVGTVSGPFHPFGGAIDIIVVEQPDGTFKSSPWYVRFGKFQGVLKNRRNLIKIEVNGVDSGFTMYLAHTGQAYFLREVEDVIGEAESGKVYTLSSGDEAETSRRKSSSDGVDKKIKIPLKSKSCNYDSASPRVVGGNGKIVGKPGILGFVFGGRSVKVDDDDDGVTSMERAEIAADLLDVKWSTNIDTRKCVKGKASKSSLVDSDSILETPLVASPTLQYLDEKEQDFRESNNAEEDYSLLLVDNGSCSCSTTVFSVTSQGSGKVDICVEPTGPPLAQDSVTGCDLNSKQEMLGVPESVEGLAYQAHTRTSQEGSSAGSLVQDENKMSLDDDFEMTTQSTNGARVQQPEVEEEQFSFSDLGHCKSSETSSEESSFLHTVKVEGKEICDDNEIIPENGVEDAKVLSEPIDIERKMDISGEEMERLAESLPIMRLHNNNDIDAGPCQPMSQSFDPSSNTLKPSSRGLDAECSPSLKAFKHVLTNPDVVELSLCKHLLREGMGAEAASQAFNSEKLDMEKFASLGPSVLENDMLIVKIGGCYFPWDAAAPIILGAVSFGTAQVFEPKGMIAVDRNEKPDAVLAPSGGSWNLWPFSQRRSRNDSCEASAEFEEKQEKSPPRPVKKTVRALTPTSEQLASLNLKEGMNTVTFTFSTNIVGTQQVDARIYLWKWDARIVVSDVDGTITRSDVLGQFMPLVGIDWSQTGVTHLFSAVKENGYQLMFLSARAISQASVTRQFLVNLKQLK; this comes from the exons ATGATCCAATCAAGTCCGGTGAACTGGGGTTTTCACGATCATTCGCGATCTTCTAAAAATCGATTTGACTTTTCTCC AAAAAAAAAAAAAAAAAAAATGAACGCAGTGGGTAGGATCGGGAGCTACATCTACCGAGGCGTAGGCACGGTGTCTGGTCCGTTTCACCCATTCGGTGGCGCCATCGACATTATCGTGGTGGAGCAACCGGACGGCACATTCAAATCGTCACCTTGGTACGTCAGATTCGGCAAGTTTCAAGGGGTTTTGAAGAACAGGCGGAACCTGATCAAGATCGAGGTCAATGGTGTTGATTCAGGGTTCACTATGTATCTGGCTCACACAGGGCAAGCTTACTTCCTGAGAGAAGTTGAAGATGTGATCGGAGAAGCCGAGAGTGGCAAAGTGTACACTTTGTCTTCCGGCGATGAAGCCGAGACTAGTAGGAGAAAGAGTAGTAGTGATGGTGTTGATAAGAAGATTAAGATACCGTTGAAGTCTAAGAGCTGTAACTATGATTCCGCTAGTCCTCGTGTTGTTGGTGGTAATGGGAAGATTGTTGGGAAGCCTGGGATTCTAGGGTTTGTGTTTGGTGGTAGATCGGTTAAGGTAGATGATGATGATGATGGTGTCACCTCCATGGAGCGAGCTGAGATTGCTGCTGATCTGTTGGATGTTAAGTGGTCCACAAATATCGATACGCGCAAGTGCGTTAAAGGCAAAGCTTCAAAGTCTAGCTTAGTAGATAGCGATTCGATATTGGAAACTCCGCTTGTTGCCTCTCCTACATTGCAGTATCTCGATGAGAAAGAGCAGGATTTTCGTGAAAGCAACAATGCGGAAGAAGATTATTCACTTCTTCTTGTTGATAATGGTTCGTGTTCGTGTTCGACTACTGTGTTCTCTGTTACTAGTCAAGGGAGTGGGAAAGTAGATATCTGTGTCGAACCAACCGGGCCGCCACTTGCGCAG GATTCTGTTACAGGGTGCGATTTGAATTCGAAGCAAGAAATGTTAGGTGTTCCTGAATCTGTGGAGGGTTTAGCATACCAAGCGCATACACGCACTTCTCAAGAAGGGAGCAGCGCTGGCTCTCTAGTTCAAGATGAAAACAAAATGTCCTTGGACGATGATTTTGAAATGACGACTCAGTCAACAAATGGAGCAAGAGTTCAGCAGCCGGAGGTTGAAGAGGAACAGTTTTCCTTCAGCGATCTTGGCCATTGCAAATCTTCTGAGACTAGTTCTGAAGAGTCAAGTTTTCTTCATACAGTAAAAGTTGAGGGGAAAGAGATTTGTGATGATAATGAAATTATTCCTGAAAACGGCGTGGAGGACGCAAAGGTCTTGTCAGAGCCCATTGACATAGAGAGAAAAATGGATATCTCTGGAGAAGAGATGGAGCGGTTGGCAGAATCATTACCGATTATGCGGCTTCACAACAACAATGATATCGATGCCGGTCCTTGTCAGCCCATGAGCCAGTCATTTGATCCAAGTTCCAATACTTTGAAGCCGAGCTCGAGGGGTTTAGATGCTGAGTGTAGCCCAAGCTTAAAGGCATTCAAACATGTTCTCACTAATCCTGATGTGG TCGAGCTCTCTCTCTGCAAGCATTTATTACGCGAAGGAATGGGAGCAGAAGCGGCTTCTCAGGCCTTCAATTCAGAAAAATTAGATATGGAAAAATTTGCTTCTTTGGGACCATCAGTCTTGGAGAATGATATGCTTATAGTGAAGATTGGTGGATGCTATTTTCCATGGGATGCAGCAGCTCCTATTATCTTAGGAGCGGTTTCATTCGGGACTGCCCAAGTATTTGAGCCAAAAGGCATGATAGCTGTTGACCGAAATGAGAAACCTGATGCTGTATTAGCTCCGAGCGGTGGAAGCTGGAACCTTTGGCCTTTCTCTCAACGGCGATCAAGGAATGATAGCTGCGAAGCTTCTGCTGAATTTGAGGAGAAACAAGAGAAGTCGCCGCCAAGACCAGTGAAGAAGACAGTCAGGGCACTAACTCCAACTTCTGAGCAATTGGCTTCGCTGAATCTGAAAGAAGGAATGAATACAGTGACTTTCACGTTCTCCACCAATATTGTGGGTACACAACAG GTAGACGCGAGGATCTACTTATGGAAATGGGATGCTCGGATAGTTGTTTCAGATGTAGATGGTACCATCACAAG ATCGGATGTCTTAGGCCAGTTCATGCCTTTGGTTGGAATAGATTGGTCACAAACCGGTGTTACACATTTATTTTCGGCTGTTAAG GAAAACGGATATCAGCTGATGTTTTTAAGTGCACGCGCGATTTCTCAGGCCTCAGTCACAAGACAGTTTCTAGTTAATCTCAAGCAG CTTAAGTAA
- the LOC106342722 gene encoding phosphatidate phosphatase PAH2 isoform X1 has product MIQSSPVNWGFHDHSRSSKNRFDFSPKKKKKKMNAVGRIGSYIYRGVGTVSGPFHPFGGAIDIIVVEQPDGTFKSSPWYVRFGKFQGVLKNRRNLIKIEVNGVDSGFTMYLAHTGQAYFLREVEDVIGEAESGKVYTLSSGDEAETSRRKSSSDGVDKKIKIPLKSKSCNYDSASPRVVGGNGKIVGKPGILGFVFGGRSVKVDDDDDGVTSMERAEIAADLLDVKWSTNIDTRKCVKGKASKSSLVDSDSILETPLVASPTLQYLDEKEQDFRESNNAEEDYSLLLVDNGSCSCSTTVFSVTSQGSGKVDICVEPTGPPLAQDSVTGCDLNSKQEMLGVPESVEGLAYQAHTRTSQEGSSAGSLVQDENKMSLDDDFEMTTQSTNGARVQQPEVEEEQFSFSDLGHCKSSETSSEESSFLHTVKVEGKEICDDNEIIPENGVEDAKVLSEPIDIERKMDISGEEMERLAESLPIMRLHNNNDIDAGPCQPMSQSFDPSSNTLKPSSRGLDAECSPSLKAFKHVLTNPDVVELSLCKHLLREGMGAEAASQAFNSEKLDMEKFASLGPSVLENDMLIVKIGGCYFPWDAAAPIILGAVSFGTAQVFEPKGMIAVDRNEKPDAVLAPSGGSWNLWPFSQRRSRNDSCEASAEFEEKQEKSPPRPVKKTVRALTPTSEQLASLNLKEGMNTVTFTFSTNIVDARIYLWKWDARIVVSDVDGTITRSDVLGQFMPLVGIDWSQTGVTHLFSAVKENGYQLMFLSARAISQASVTRQFLVNLKQDGKALPDGPVVISPDGLFPSLFREVIRRAPHEFKISCLEEIRALFPPEHNPFYAGFGNRDTDEISYLKVGIPRGKIFTINPKGEVAVNRRVDTRSYTNLHALVNGMFPATTTSSEPEDFNTWNFWKLPPPPFM; this is encoded by the exons ATGATCCAATCAAGTCCGGTGAACTGGGGTTTTCACGATCATTCGCGATCTTCTAAAAATCGATTTGACTTTTCTCC AAAAAAAAAAAAAAAAAAAATGAACGCAGTGGGTAGGATCGGGAGCTACATCTACCGAGGCGTAGGCACGGTGTCTGGTCCGTTTCACCCATTCGGTGGCGCCATCGACATTATCGTGGTGGAGCAACCGGACGGCACATTCAAATCGTCACCTTGGTACGTCAGATTCGGCAAGTTTCAAGGGGTTTTGAAGAACAGGCGGAACCTGATCAAGATCGAGGTCAATGGTGTTGATTCAGGGTTCACTATGTATCTGGCTCACACAGGGCAAGCTTACTTCCTGAGAGAAGTTGAAGATGTGATCGGAGAAGCCGAGAGTGGCAAAGTGTACACTTTGTCTTCCGGCGATGAAGCCGAGACTAGTAGGAGAAAGAGTAGTAGTGATGGTGTTGATAAGAAGATTAAGATACCGTTGAAGTCTAAGAGCTGTAACTATGATTCCGCTAGTCCTCGTGTTGTTGGTGGTAATGGGAAGATTGTTGGGAAGCCTGGGATTCTAGGGTTTGTGTTTGGTGGTAGATCGGTTAAGGTAGATGATGATGATGATGGTGTCACCTCCATGGAGCGAGCTGAGATTGCTGCTGATCTGTTGGATGTTAAGTGGTCCACAAATATCGATACGCGCAAGTGCGTTAAAGGCAAAGCTTCAAAGTCTAGCTTAGTAGATAGCGATTCGATATTGGAAACTCCGCTTGTTGCCTCTCCTACATTGCAGTATCTCGATGAGAAAGAGCAGGATTTTCGTGAAAGCAACAATGCGGAAGAAGATTATTCACTTCTTCTTGTTGATAATGGTTCGTGTTCGTGTTCGACTACTGTGTTCTCTGTTACTAGTCAAGGGAGTGGGAAAGTAGATATCTGTGTCGAACCAACCGGGCCGCCACTTGCGCAG GATTCTGTTACAGGGTGCGATTTGAATTCGAAGCAAGAAATGTTAGGTGTTCCTGAATCTGTGGAGGGTTTAGCATACCAAGCGCATACACGCACTTCTCAAGAAGGGAGCAGCGCTGGCTCTCTAGTTCAAGATGAAAACAAAATGTCCTTGGACGATGATTTTGAAATGACGACTCAGTCAACAAATGGAGCAAGAGTTCAGCAGCCGGAGGTTGAAGAGGAACAGTTTTCCTTCAGCGATCTTGGCCATTGCAAATCTTCTGAGACTAGTTCTGAAGAGTCAAGTTTTCTTCATACAGTAAAAGTTGAGGGGAAAGAGATTTGTGATGATAATGAAATTATTCCTGAAAACGGCGTGGAGGACGCAAAGGTCTTGTCAGAGCCCATTGACATAGAGAGAAAAATGGATATCTCTGGAGAAGAGATGGAGCGGTTGGCAGAATCATTACCGATTATGCGGCTTCACAACAACAATGATATCGATGCCGGTCCTTGTCAGCCCATGAGCCAGTCATTTGATCCAAGTTCCAATACTTTGAAGCCGAGCTCGAGGGGTTTAGATGCTGAGTGTAGCCCAAGCTTAAAGGCATTCAAACATGTTCTCACTAATCCTGATGTGG TCGAGCTCTCTCTCTGCAAGCATTTATTACGCGAAGGAATGGGAGCAGAAGCGGCTTCTCAGGCCTTCAATTCAGAAAAATTAGATATGGAAAAATTTGCTTCTTTGGGACCATCAGTCTTGGAGAATGATATGCTTATAGTGAAGATTGGTGGATGCTATTTTCCATGGGATGCAGCAGCTCCTATTATCTTAGGAGCGGTTTCATTCGGGACTGCCCAAGTATTTGAGCCAAAAGGCATGATAGCTGTTGACCGAAATGAGAAACCTGATGCTGTATTAGCTCCGAGCGGTGGAAGCTGGAACCTTTGGCCTTTCTCTCAACGGCGATCAAGGAATGATAGCTGCGAAGCTTCTGCTGAATTTGAGGAGAAACAAGAGAAGTCGCCGCCAAGACCAGTGAAGAAGACAGTCAGGGCACTAACTCCAACTTCTGAGCAATTGGCTTCGCTGAATCTGAAAGAAGGAATGAATACAGTGACTTTCACGTTCTCCACCAATATT GTAGACGCGAGGATCTACTTATGGAAATGGGATGCTCGGATAGTTGTTTCAGATGTAGATGGTACCATCACAAG ATCGGATGTCTTAGGCCAGTTCATGCCTTTGGTTGGAATAGATTGGTCACAAACCGGTGTTACACATTTATTTTCGGCTGTTAAG GAAAACGGATATCAGCTGATGTTTTTAAGTGCACGCGCGATTTCTCAGGCCTCAGTCACAAGACAGTTTCTAGTTAATCTCAAGCAG GACGGGAAAGCATTGCCGGATGGGCCTGTTGTTATTTCTCCCGATGGCCTCTTTCCTTCGCTGTTTCGGGAAG TTATTAGAAGAGCACCTCATGAATTCAAGATTTCTTGCTTGGAG GAAATACGAGCTTTGTTTCCTCCCGAACACAACCCGTTCTATGCTGGTTTTGGAAACAGAGACACGGATGAGATAAGCTACCTTAAAGTCGGGATCCCCCGGGGAAAGATCTTCACTATTAACCCAAAG GGAGAAGTAGCTGTGAATCGTAGGGTGGATACAAGGTCATACACAAATCTTCATGCTCTTGTCAATGGAATGTTCCCAGCTACAACAACCTCTTCTGAACCG GAGGACTTTAACACATGGAATTTCTGGAAACTGCCTCCTCCACCGTTTATGTGA